One segment of Marvinbryantia formatexigens DSM 14469 DNA contains the following:
- a CDS encoding DUF3846 domain-containing protein, with protein sequence MKVLMVEPGKSPYETEIEGGLESLQAAVGGDIQATYPFDDLVGLICNDEGKLIGLPLNRALYDDEGHLYDIVPGNFLIIGLGEEDFTDLPADLIEKYTERFKYPEKFFRLAGEIVAVKQPLPPEEKQQPASVMEEPGRDDIRLDDTTDLAFDLDEFFRQNSGAYADLYPDSHAEKERMADELLSGDTGKIRMRLAAFEREEHMEGETAPLLARISSYEKEYGISTYSIYQLGLSDNTDNLRFMSLDWLESKGFSVDRDHYQMVYARQREPGETLEDIYRRFNIDHPEDFRGHSLSVSDVVVLHENGADAAYYVDSIGFKELPGFFDAGAPEARRDVSVREQLDNARKQAAQTEPKAPDKRPREPERS encoded by the coding sequence ATGAAGGTGTTAATGGTAGAGCCGGGCAAATCGCCCTATGAGACTGAAATTGAGGGCGGGCTGGAATCCTTGCAGGCAGCCGTTGGCGGAGATATTCAGGCAACTTATCCCTTTGACGATCTGGTTGGGCTGATCTGCAATGATGAAGGCAAGCTCATAGGTCTGCCCTTAAACCGGGCACTTTATGATGATGAGGGCCATTTGTACGATATTGTTCCCGGCAATTTTTTGATCATCGGTTTGGGCGAAGAAGATTTTACAGACCTTCCCGCTGACCTGATAGAGAAATACACGGAGCGATTCAAATACCCGGAGAAGTTCTTCCGGCTGGCGGGTGAGATCGTTGCGGTGAAGCAGCCCCTCCCACCGGAAGAAAAGCAGCAGCCGGCTTCTGTCATGGAGGAACCGGGCAGGGATGACATAAGGCTTGACGATACCACGGATTTGGCCTTTGACCTGGATGAATTTTTCAGGCAGAACAGCGGGGCCTATGCAGACCTGTACCCGGATTCCCATGCAGAGAAAGAGCGCATGGCGGACGAGCTGCTTTCAGGAGATACCGGAAAAATCCGAATGAGGCTGGCGGCATTTGAGCGCGAGGAACACATGGAGGGAGAAACAGCGCCGCTTTTAGCGCGTATTTCTTCCTATGAAAAAGAGTACGGGATCAGCACTTATTCTATTTATCAGCTTGGCTTATCGGACAATACAGATAACCTCCGTTTTATGTCTCTGGACTGGCTGGAAAGCAAAGGGTTTTCCGTGGATCGGGATCATTACCAGATGGTCTATGCAAGGCAGCGGGAACCGGGCGAAACACTGGAGGATATTTACAGGCGGTTCAATATCGACCACCCGGAAGATTTCAGGGGCCACTCCCTTTCCGTTTCCGATGTGGTGGTCCTGCATGAGAATGGCGCGGACGCCGCATATTACGTGGACAGTATCGGCTTCAAGGAGCTGCCGGGCTTCTTTGACGCAGGGGCACCGGAGGCCAGGCGGGATGTTTCGGTGCGGGAACAGCTTGACAATGCAAGGAAACAGGCAGCGCAGACAGAGCCGAAAGCGCCGGATAAAAGGCCCAGAGAGCCGGAAAGGAGCTGA
- a CDS encoding SpoVG family protein produces the protein MSKTNNEPMQPEAQTGESLKLDVTVRPIAPMGNLLAYANVTIGDCFKIDGFRICSGENGLYVNMPSTQDKQGKWRDVCWPVTADFRRQLNDALIEGYGQAIENLQATLEATKGAAEKPSLTGALKDNAGKVKTQPAKSAPAKNEQAR, from the coding sequence ATGAGTAAGACAAACAACGAACCCATGCAGCCGGAGGCACAGACGGGTGAAAGCTTGAAGCTGGATGTAACTGTGCGCCCGATTGCCCCGATGGGGAACCTGCTGGCTTACGCCAATGTGACGATTGGGGACTGTTTCAAGATTGACGGCTTCCGCATCTGCTCCGGTGAAAACGGCCTGTATGTCAACATGCCTTCCACCCAGGATAAGCAGGGAAAATGGAGGGATGTCTGCTGGCCGGTGACGGCGGATTTCCGCAGGCAGCTTAACGACGCCCTGATCGAAGGGTACGGCCAGGCGATTGAAAATTTGCAGGCCACCCTTGAAGCGACAAAGGGAGCGGCGGAGAAACCTTCCTTGACCGGTGCCCTGAAGGATAATGCCGGCAAGGTCAAGACGCAGCCGGCAAAATCTGCTCCCGCCAAGAATGAGCAGGCCCGATAA
- a CDS encoding Maff2 family mobile element protein: MAFFASAIDTLKILVIALGAGLGAWGVINLLEGYGNDNPGAKSQGMKQLMAGGGIALVGATLIPLLSGLFG; this comes from the coding sequence ATGGCTTTTTTTGCAAGTGCGATTGATACCCTGAAAATCCTGGTTATTGCTCTGGGCGCTGGCCTCGGCGCATGGGGCGTCATCAACCTTCTGGAAGGTTATGGCAATGACAACCCTGGTGCCAAATCCCAGGGCATGAAACAGCTTATGGCTGGCGGCGGCATTGCGCTGGTGGGTGCCACGCTGATCCCGCTGCTCTCCGGCCTGTTCGGTTAA
- a CDS encoding transposon-encoded TnpW family protein, which translates to MTEKKGTPTPLTKPDGVITTQRNGQTIVAELFFNPNGTETFSDKLLKTILADSLRFSASDGQEPEKTEILR; encoded by the coding sequence TTGACAGAAAAGAAAGGAACACCTACCCCACTGACTAAGCCGGACGGAGTTATCACGACACAGAGGAACGGGCAGACCATTGTTGCGGAGCTGTTTTTCAATCCCAACGGCACAGAAACATTCTCCGACAAGTTGCTGAAAACGATACTTGCCGACAGTCTGCGTTTTTCTGCGTCTGACGGTCAAGAGCCGGAAAAAACAGAAATCTTGCGATAA
- a CDS encoding LPD1 domain-containing protein, with amino-acid sequence MADNIQHEDFGEKIGGAKKDLWKDRGLYVNDLDAMNEREAEKFVKKDNIWKKPDYQAMLDDGIPLGVVYFIKKARDGLNASPQYYRRDDTPEKRLARQKEYIQTVRELQGAVSEVRTVEDAMQVYDRFFVENGYLEQVQGWGSGIHYQATEKGRENPAITNKLSNTLMVRSAGYFERNFTQKAQKEQFGVSKDQKVPKGYAIHFNDGKNTYSKNNDWKPDTWYVTKGYSILQTNFETREAALKWVQELAKGRSKSGKTRFVPPQLIAVRRTGPDYRNGAEITGQHYLDTFGFRGGEFGNWMNQNDRQASLNMGFEALKDLAAALQVSDKDIAYQGTLAIAFGARGSGNAAAHYEPLRKVINLTKMHGAGSLAHEWWHGLDDYLGTKMGAKGMLSEQPRLYAPFQKLIEAMKYKPETPEQAVARTEAQTERTRKNAASWLDSAVLGSLKRHGNEEQMETYAVLREAFLSGEAGSVERISAFKKSVTGRVIPKSERERLEIFEHMLSGMQAQEAPQIGRVETDFYRNSVRMGKECEKDGGYWDSNVEMTARAFACYIKDKLPYQSDYLVGHADCAVTFVSDKDGKMEVLKAYPEGEERRAINAVFDEIVADLKREQILTHSDVTLPLPAQPLAENEQISIFTAERPSVMAQLAAAKPAEKTTPAQAVPKKSRVPEI; translated from the coding sequence TTGGCGGATAACATACAGCATGAAGATTTCGGGGAAAAGATCGGCGGCGCGAAAAAAGACTTATGGAAGGACCGGGGGCTCTATGTGAACGACCTGGACGCCATGAATGAGCGCGAAGCCGAGAAATTTGTAAAAAAGGATAATATCTGGAAGAAACCGGATTATCAGGCCATGCTTGATGATGGGATTCCCCTTGGCGTGGTGTATTTCATCAAAAAGGCGAGGGACGGATTAAATGCCTCCCCGCAGTATTACCGCAGGGATGATACGCCGGAGAAACGCCTTGCAAGGCAGAAAGAATATATCCAGACGGTACGGGAGCTGCAGGGCGCGGTTTCGGAAGTCCGCACCGTGGAGGACGCCATGCAGGTCTATGACCGTTTCTTTGTGGAAAACGGGTATCTGGAACAGGTGCAGGGCTGGGGCAGCGGAATCCATTACCAGGCAACGGAAAAGGGCCGTGAGAACCCGGCCATTACAAACAAGCTGTCCAATACCCTGATGGTCCGCTCGGCAGGATATTTTGAGCGGAACTTCACACAGAAAGCACAGAAGGAACAGTTTGGCGTTTCCAAAGACCAGAAGGTGCCGAAGGGCTATGCGATCCATTTCAACGACGGGAAGAATACTTATTCCAAAAATAATGACTGGAAACCTGATACCTGGTATGTGACGAAGGGCTATTCCATCTTACAGACAAATTTTGAAACGCGGGAGGCTGCCCTGAAATGGGTGCAGGAGCTGGCAAAAGGCCGCAGCAAAAGCGGAAAGACGCGGTTTGTGCCTCCACAGCTTATCGCTGTGCGGCGAACCGGGCCGGATTACAGAAACGGCGCAGAGATTACCGGTCAGCACTACCTTGATACTTTCGGATTTCGCGGCGGTGAGTTTGGGAACTGGATGAACCAGAATGACCGGCAGGCTTCCCTCAACATGGGGTTTGAAGCGCTCAAAGATTTGGCGGCAGCCCTGCAGGTCAGCGACAAAGATATTGCCTATCAGGGGACGCTTGCTATCGCTTTCGGCGCCAGGGGCAGCGGCAATGCGGCAGCCCACTATGAACCGCTTCGCAAGGTTATCAATCTCACGAAGATGCACGGGGCCGGCTCTTTGGCACATGAATGGTGGCACGGGTTGGACGATTACCTGGGTACGAAAATGGGCGCAAAGGGGATGCTCTCAGAACAGCCCCGCCTCTATGCGCCATTTCAGAAGTTAATTGAAGCCATGAAATATAAACCGGAGACACCGGAGCAGGCGGTGGCCCGTACCGAAGCACAGACGGAGCGCACCCGGAAAAATGCGGCAAGCTGGCTGGATTCTGCGGTGCTCGGTTCTCTGAAACGGCATGGCAATGAGGAACAGATGGAAACTTACGCGGTTCTCAGGGAGGCGTTTCTGTCCGGCGAGGCCGGCTCCGTGGAACGGATCAGTGCCTTTAAGAAGTCTGTCACCGGGCGGGTGATCCCCAAAAGTGAGCGGGAAAGGCTGGAAATATTCGAGCACATGCTGTCCGGGATGCAGGCACAGGAGGCCCCGCAGATTGGACGTGTGGAGACCGATTTTTACCGAAATTCCGTGCGCATGGGAAAGGAATGTGAAAAGGACGGCGGCTATTGGGACAGCAACGTGGAAATGACCGCCAGGGCCTTTGCCTGTTACATCAAGGATAAGCTGCCCTATCAATCGGATTATCTGGTGGGCCATGCGGATTGTGCCGTTACCTTTGTTTCCGATAAAGACGGAAAAATGGAGGTTTTGAAAGCCTATCCTGAAGGTGAGGAACGGCGGGCTATCAACGCGGTATTTGACGAGATCGTGGCAGACCTGAAACGGGAGCAGATACTTACCCATTCGGATGTGACGCTGCCCCTTCCGGCGCAGCCATTAGCAGAGAATGAGCAGATTTCCATATTTACGGCAGAGCGGCCTTCGGTCATGGCACAGCTTGCAGCGGCGAAGCCGGCAGAAAAAACTACCCCGGCACAGGCGGTCCCGAAAAAGAGCCGTGTGCCGGAGATTTAA
- a CDS encoding DUF3847 domain-containing protein, whose translation MTKPKEKTREELQAEIEDGKKKIRQFENREKMLRQKLSKEERRTRSHRLIVRGAVFESIVPEAKNMTDEEAAALLRFALTSEPVQEYLKKRAENGDAE comes from the coding sequence ATGACAAAACCAAAAGAGAAAACCCGCGAGGAGCTGCAAGCCGAGATTGAGGACGGAAAGAAGAAAATCCGCCAGTTTGAGAACCGGGAAAAGATGTTGCGTCAGAAGCTGTCCAAAGAGGAACGCAGAACACGCAGCCACCGCCTTATCGTCCGGGGCGCAGTCTTTGAAAGCATTGTGCCGGAAGCAAAGAACATGACCGACGAGGAAGCCGCAGCACTTCTTAGGTTTGCACTGACGAGTGAGCCGGTACAGGAATATCTGAAAAAACGAGCCGAGAACGGGGACGCTGAATAA
- a CDS encoding recombinase family protein, with protein sequence MSNYNKITALYSRLSVGDEDRDGGESNSIQNQKIFLENYAKGQHLTNIRHYIDDDESGRFFDRSAYSRMIEDVESGKIGVCIMKDLTRWGRDYLQVGNAMEIFRRNNVRFIAVNNGIDSENPDTLEFAPFINIMSEWYAKDISKKVKTGIKTKGMSGKPVATEAPYGYIKDPDNKDFWIIDKEAAEVVRLIFRLFLDGKNRNQIAVYLTQEQIPTPTFYMKDRGRGTCKNKTLNENNRYKWNKATLTHILTRQEYCGDVVNFKTAKHFRDKRNHYVDRSQWHITENVHEPIIDRTDFENVQRILENAPVKRPNGDGEIHPLSGLLFCKDCGAKMHIRIDYRNGGKRHVAYCSEYHKGKAKNPKCSSPHIMDADLLMQTVADVLKKIAEYSISNRAEFEALVKKSLAMQQTDKVKKQQKRIPQITTRLEQIDKVLNKLYEDNVLGTIPQDRYEQMSQKYSEEYYSLKAELEQLREQLSAFENAGGRAQKFVKLIDRYADFTDLTPTILNEFISRIEVHERDKKRAKQAIQHIGIYFNHIGRFENELTQLAEPTEQEIRQMREEIEEARKEKSRAYHRNYSREYRARNLEKQREYDRIKAREYRAKKKAQAAAALSAP encoded by the coding sequence ATGAGCAATTACAATAAAATCACAGCCCTTTACTCCCGCCTTTCCGTAGGCGACGAGGACAGGGACGGCGGCGAGAGCAACAGCATACAGAACCAAAAAATCTTTTTGGAGAACTACGCCAAAGGACAGCACCTAACCAATATCCGGCACTACATTGACGACGACGAAAGCGGCAGGTTCTTTGACCGTTCTGCTTATTCCCGCATGATTGAAGATGTGGAAAGCGGCAAAATCGGTGTCTGCATTATGAAAGACCTTACCCGCTGGGGGCGCGACTATCTCCAAGTCGGCAACGCTATGGAGATTTTCAGACGGAACAATGTACGCTTTATCGCAGTCAACAACGGCATAGACAGCGAAAACCCTGACACATTAGAGTTTGCCCCTTTTATCAATATCATGTCGGAGTGGTACGCAAAGGACATCAGCAAAAAAGTGAAAACGGGCATTAAGACCAAAGGCATGAGCGGAAAGCCGGTTGCCACCGAAGCCCCTTACGGCTATATCAAAGACCCGGACAACAAGGACTTTTGGATAATCGACAAGGAAGCCGCCGAGGTTGTACGCCTTATTTTCCGTCTGTTTTTGGACGGGAAAAACCGAAACCAAATCGCCGTATATCTGACACAGGAGCAAATCCCGACCCCTACATTCTACATGAAAGACCGGGGGCGGGGGACTTGTAAAAATAAAACGCTCAATGAGAATAACCGCTACAAGTGGAACAAAGCCACGCTGACCCATATCCTCACGCGGCAAGAGTATTGCGGCGATGTAGTCAACTTCAAGACCGCAAAGCATTTCCGAGATAAGAGAAACCACTATGTAGACAGAAGCCAGTGGCACATCACAGAAAATGTGCATGAGCCGATTATCGACCGCACCGACTTTGAAAATGTGCAGCGGATTTTGGAAAACGCACCTGTCAAACGCCCCAACGGGGACGGAGAAATCCACCCTCTGTCAGGCTTGCTTTTCTGTAAAGACTGCGGCGCAAAAATGCACATCCGCATAGATTACAGGAACGGCGGCAAGCGCCATGTTGCCTATTGCAGCGAGTACCACAAGGGAAAAGCCAAAAATCCCAAGTGCAGCTCTCCGCACATCATGGACGCGGATCTGCTTATGCAGACCGTCGCAGATGTGCTGAAAAAAATCGCGGAATACTCTATCAGCAACCGGGCAGAGTTTGAAGCCTTAGTGAAAAAGAGCCTTGCCATGCAGCAGACTGACAAAGTAAAGAAACAACAGAAGCGTATCCCGCAAATCACGACGCGCCTTGAACAGATTGACAAGGTGCTGAATAAACTTTATGAGGACAACGTGCTGGGTACTATCCCACAAGACCGCTATGAGCAGATGTCGCAGAAGTATTCCGAAGAATACTACTCACTGAAAGCGGAGCTTGAACAGCTTAGGGAGCAGCTATCCGCTTTTGAAAACGCGGGAGGACGGGCGCAGAAGTTTGTAAAGCTGATAGACCGTTACGCTGACTTTACCGACCTTACCCCGACTATCCTCAACGAGTTTATCAGCCGGATTGAAGTGCATGAACGCGACAAGAAAAGGGCAAAACAGGCTATTCAGCATATCGGGATATACTTTAACCATATCGGCAGATTTGAAAATGAACTGACACAGCTTGCAGAGCCGACAGAGCAGGAAATCCGGCAAATGCGTGAGGAAATCGAAGAAGCAAGAAAGGAAAAGAGCCGAGCCTACCACCGCAACTATTCAAGAGAATACCGGGCGAGAAATCTTGAAAAGCAACGGGAGTATGACCGTATCAAAGCGCGGGAATATCGGGCGAAGAAAAAGGCGCAGGCTGCCGCTGCACTGTCCGCACCATAA
- a CDS encoding VirB6/TrbL-like conjugal transfer protein, CD1112 family, translating into MGSLFERITDWIKEGLIEAITGQYTGIFESVNSQVSDVASQVGQTPQGWNGGVFSMIQNLSETVVIPIAGIILTFVLVYELIQMILEKNNMHDFDTFNIFKWIFKTFVATYLLTNCFTIVMAVFDVAQNVVSQSAGVINGNMDVTAALADLETQLEAMGMWELIGLWLETNIINLCMWVLSIVIFVIVYGRMIEIYLTVSLAPIPFSTMANREWGQMGTNYLRSLFALGFQGFLILVCVAIYAVLVQSIPSSGDIHGAIWGTAGYTVLLAFALFKTGSLSKSIFNSH; encoded by the coding sequence ATGGGCAGTCTGTTTGAACGGATAACAGACTGGATTAAAGAGGGCTTAATCGAAGCGATTACAGGACAATACACCGGTATCTTTGAGTCCGTCAACAGCCAGGTCTCGGATGTGGCCTCACAGGTAGGACAGACACCGCAGGGCTGGAATGGCGGCGTGTTCAGCATGATCCAGAATCTTTCTGAAACCGTCGTCATTCCCATTGCGGGAATTATCCTGACTTTTGTCCTTGTCTATGAACTGATCCAGATGATCCTGGAAAAGAACAACATGCACGATTTTGATACGTTCAACATCTTCAAGTGGATTTTCAAAACCTTTGTTGCCACATACCTGCTCACCAACTGCTTTACTATCGTCATGGCGGTGTTTGACGTCGCCCAGAATGTGGTGAGCCAGAGCGCCGGCGTGATAAACGGGAACATGGACGTCACCGCTGCGCTGGCCGACCTGGAAACGCAGCTTGAAGCAATGGGGATGTGGGAGCTGATCGGCCTGTGGCTGGAGACCAACATTATCAACCTGTGCATGTGGGTGTTGTCCATCGTGATCTTTGTCATTGTGTATGGCCGTATGATTGAAATATATCTTACAGTCAGCCTGGCACCCATACCCTTTTCCACAATGGCAAACCGTGAATGGGGGCAGATGGGGACAAATTACCTGCGCTCCCTGTTTGCTTTAGGTTTCCAGGGGTTTTTGATCCTGGTCTGCGTTGCAATTTATGCGGTGCTGGTCCAGTCAATCCCTTCTTCCGGCGACATTCACGGCGCAATCTGGGGCACGGCAGGCTATACGGTCCTGCTGGCCTTTGCCCTGTTTAAGACAGGCTCGCTATCCAAAAGTATTTTTAACTCGCATTAG
- a CDS encoding PcfB family protein yields MQEELEQRTVSVSIQAAKLSGRVLRSAIAAVLRKMEQERTTPKVGRNSMKRLTYKDPGANTIEVSGRIRSFERYARKHQVRYHIEKELGTDPPKWTVYFKANQADALTAAFKEFTRKDLTRSTRPSLLSQLHKFKELAQALGRDRVKNKEHGGPER; encoded by the coding sequence ATGCAGGAAGAATTGGAACAGCGGACCGTTTCGGTCTCCATCCAGGCGGCAAAGCTGTCCGGGCGGGTGCTGCGTTCTGCGATTGCCGCTGTGCTCAGGAAAATGGAGCAGGAACGCACTACCCCGAAAGTCGGCAGGAACAGCATGAAACGGCTGACCTATAAAGACCCTGGAGCCAATACCATTGAAGTGTCCGGCAGAATCCGCTCTTTTGAGCGGTACGCCAGGAAACACCAGGTCCGCTACCATATTGAAAAAGAGCTGGGGACCGATCCCCCGAAATGGACGGTCTATTTCAAAGCAAACCAGGCGGACGCACTGACAGCGGCTTTTAAGGAATTTACGAGGAAGGATCTTACCCGCAGCACCAGGCCGTCGCTTCTTTCCCAGCTTCATAAATTTAAGGAGCTGGCGCAGGCGCTTGGCCGTGACCGGGTAAAGAACAAGGAACACGGAGGGCCGGAACGATGA
- a CDS encoding VanZ family protein, with translation MLPISDIIIRSISGYVFIVPILILYFLYLRKSGREQSLLHIAAVFVFCYYLFGILTVAGIGYTSTISFSPKISLIPFLGMITGPIDTILNLILFVPLGVFLPFLYKKYHHIKTVALTGFLFSLSVEIVQMFGWGSSDINDLIINTAGACLGYWIYYLLSKALPNNFRKKLQSENVNGTVEVLLFVIYIYMVMVTVQPWVIHDVLNIG, from the coding sequence ATGTTACCAATTTCTGACATTATTATCCGTTCAATTAGCGGGTATGTGTTTATAGTTCCAATTCTCATATTGTATTTTTTATATCTTAGAAAATCGGGAAGAGAGCAAAGCCTTCTTCATATTGCTGCTGTATTTGTGTTTTGCTATTATCTATTTGGAATTTTAACCGTAGCAGGTATTGGCTATACAAGCACAATATCATTTAGTCCAAAGATTTCCCTGATTCCGTTTCTCGGTATGATAACCGGACCAATAGATACTATACTTAATTTAATTTTATTTGTACCTTTAGGAGTTTTCCTGCCATTTCTGTATAAAAAGTATCATCACATAAAGACAGTTGCATTAACTGGCTTTTTATTCTCTTTATCTGTTGAAATTGTTCAGATGTTTGGCTGGGGTTCATCGGATATAAATGACCTTATTATAAATACGGCTGGAGCCTGTTTGGGATATTGGATTTATTATCTGTTATCAAAAGCTTTGCCGAATAATTTTAGAAAAAAACTTCAATCCGAGAATGTTAATGGTACGGTCGAAGTGCTTTTGTTTGTAATTTATATATATATGGTTATGGTTACAGTTCAACCCTGGGTAATCCATGATGTATTGAACATCGGATAA
- a CDS encoding nuclear transport factor 2 family protein translates to MNEREKIIHLWFEMWLTKQDLGIDDIFAEDVIYTESWCPKYNNRQIVKHWFQEWNTRGKVVAWEIKQFFHKGNQTIVEWYFKNEMNNGSIEEFDGISLVEWTKDNKIKSLKEFGCNLNNYNPYEHSDQPEFRDERASWF, encoded by the coding sequence GTGAATGAAAGAGAAAAAATTATTCACTTATGGTTTGAAATGTGGCTTACAAAACAGGATTTAGGTATTGATGATATTTTTGCAGAAGATGTAATTTATACTGAAAGTTGGTGTCCAAAATATAATAACCGTCAAATCGTAAAACACTGGTTTCAGGAATGGAATACTCGTGGCAAAGTCGTTGCTTGGGAAATCAAACAATTTTTCCACAAAGGAAATCAGACGATTGTGGAGTGGTATTTCAAAAATGAAATGAACAATGGGAGCATAGAGGAATTTGATGGAATTTCGCTGGTTGAATGGACAAAGGATAATAAAATAAAATCATTGAAAGAGTTTGGTTGCAATTTGAATAATTATAATCCTTATGAGCATAGTGACCAGCCCGAATTTAGGGACGAAAGAGCAAGTTGGTTTTAA
- a CDS encoding AAA family ATPase — MYYTQEQIDRANQADLVSFLQGQGEQLTRAGQEYRWKRHDSLTIRGNKWYRHSQSKGGAPIDFVMEFFGKSFTEAVELLTGEKGAAPPPDRPSPASFSDFRLPPRNPDNRIVRNYLTAVRRIDEDVSGFFFSTGDIYEEAAHHNAVFVGRDEDGVPRYAHQRGTAGNFRLDVKGSDKAFNFCYRGDGERLFVFEAPIDLLSFLCLFKKDWQKQSYLALGGVGDKALMRFLSDRPNIKTVYLCLDSDQAGNDACSRLVELMPEGLTVHRLIPLFKDWNEVQTRRNEITDGKYLREAVYGLKEPPQEETVEIIRMSEVDTQTVEWLWKPYIPFGKVTIVQGNPGEGKTTFALRLAAACTTGGTLPGMKPMQPFQVIYQTAEDGLGDTVKPRLIEAAADLDRVLVIDEAKRELTLSDERIEKAIIQNGARLIILDPIQAYMGDKADMNKANEVRPIFRRLAEVAERTGCAVILIGHLNKAAGGQSAYRGLGSIDFRAAARSVLLIGRVKREPNVRVIIHDKSSLAPEGKPVAFCLDPETGFEWIGEYDITADELLSGAGGNNATKTEQAEKLILDLLADGKELASEDIEKAAADAGISARTVRAAKKNLDGRITSKRIGAAWYHALKK; from the coding sequence ATGTATTACACCCAAGAACAAATAGACCGCGCCAACCAAGCCGACCTTGTTTCTTTTCTGCAAGGACAGGGCGAGCAGCTTACCCGCGCCGGACAGGAATACCGTTGGAAACGGCATGACAGCTTGACTATCCGGGGAAACAAATGGTACAGGCACAGCCAAAGCAAAGGCGGCGCACCCATTGATTTTGTCATGGAGTTTTTCGGAAAGAGCTTTACCGAAGCCGTAGAACTGCTGACGGGAGAAAAAGGCGCAGCACCGCCGCCGGACAGACCAAGCCCCGCGTCCTTTTCTGACTTCCGATTGCCGCCCCGCAATCCCGACAACCGCATAGTGAGGAACTACCTCACAGCCGTTCGCCGCATTGATGAAGATGTGTCGGGCTTTTTCTTTTCCACCGGGGATATTTACGAGGAAGCCGCCCACCATAACGCCGTATTCGTAGGGCGGGACGAGGACGGAGTACCACGCTACGCCCACCAGCGTGGCACAGCCGGGAACTTCCGGCTTGATGTGAAAGGCAGCGACAAAGCCTTTAACTTCTGCTATCGGGGCGATGGCGAAAGATTGTTTGTCTTTGAAGCCCCTATTGACCTGTTATCTTTTCTCTGTCTGTTCAAAAAGGACTGGCAAAAGCAAAGCTATCTTGCGCTGGGTGGCGTGGGAGATAAAGCCCTTATGCGCTTTCTCTCTGACCGCCCGAACATCAAGACCGTATATCTCTGCCTTGACAGCGACCAAGCCGGAAACGACGCTTGCAGCCGCCTTGTGGAGCTTATGCCGGAGGGCTTGACCGTCCACCGCCTTATTCCTCTTTTCAAAGACTGGAACGAGGTGCAGACGCGCCGGAATGAAATCACAGACGGGAAATATCTGCGGGAAGCTGTCTATGGCTTGAAAGAGCCGCCACAGGAAGAAACCGTTGAGATTATCCGAATGAGCGAGGTTGACACACAGACCGTTGAATGGCTATGGAAACCGTATATCCCCTTTGGGAAAGTAACCATAGTACAGGGCAACCCCGGCGAGGGAAAGACCACCTTTGCGCTGCGCCTTGCCGCTGCCTGTACTACTGGCGGGACGCTTCCGGGCATGAAGCCCATGCAGCCGTTTCAAGTGATTTATCAGACCGCCGAGGACGGTTTGGGCGATACCGTCAAGCCCCGCTTGATAGAAGCTGCCGCAGATCTTGACCGGGTGCTTGTGATTGATGAAGCAAAACGGGAGCTTACCCTGTCCGACGAGCGCATAGAGAAAGCAATCATACAGAACGGGGCGCGTCTGATTATCCTTGACCCCATACAGGCGTATATGGGCGACAAAGCTGACATGAACAAGGCAAACGAGGTGCGCCCCATTTTTCGTCGCCTTGCCGAAGTTGCGGAGCGTACCGGGTGCGCCGTTATCCTTATCGGACACCTCAACAAAGCTGCCGGAGGACAGAGCGCATACAGGGGCTTAGGTTCTATCGACTTTAGAGCCGCAGCAAGGAGCGTCCTTTTAATCGGGCGCGTGAAGCGTGAGCCGAATGTGCGTGTTATCATTCACGACAAATCTTCCCTTGCGCCGGAGGGAAAGCCCGTTGCCTTTTGCCTTGACCCGGAAACAGGCTTTGAGTGGATAGGCGAATATGATATAACCGCCGACGAGTTGCTGTCCGGTGCGGGCGGCAATAACGCCACCAAAACCGAACAGGCTGAAAAGCTGATACTTGACCTACTGGCAGACGGGAAAGAGCTTGCCAGCGAGGACATAGAGAAAGCCGCAGCCGACGCAGGGATTTCTGCCCGTACTGTCCGGGCGGCAAAGAAAAATCTTGACGGGCGCATTACTTCAAAGCGTATCGGCGCAGCATGGTATCACGCCCTAAAAAAGTGA